In Streptomyces camelliae, the sequence AGCAGGACCGTGTCCTCGCCGAGCCGGTCGGCGAGTTCGGCGAGGTCCAGGCGCGGGGTGAAGCCGGCCTCGTAGTCGCGGTGGGTCGGGGCGTACAGCACGGCCGTCTTGCCGGGGGCGATACCGAGGCGGCGGCGGGCGGCGCGCACGTCCTCGGCGGTGGCCGTGTAGAAGATGTCGTTGCGCGGGTAGCCGTAGTCCAGCGAGGTGTAGCGGGCCGGGTAGGCGCGCTCCCACATGCGGGTCGAGTGGCTGTTGGCGCTGACGCTGTAGTCCCACTTGTCGATGCGGGCCAGCAGGGCGTTGAAGTCCAGGCCCTTGGCGGCGGCCGGGTGCTCCATCTGGTCCAGGCCCATGCGCTTGAGCGGGGTGCCGTGGTGGGTCGACAGGTGGATCGCGTCGGGGCGCTTGACCACCGCGTTGGGGAAGTTGACGTTGTTCACCAGGTACTTGGCGGTCGCCAGGGTCTCCCAGTAGCGGCGGGTGCCCGGGACGACGTAGTCGGTGCCGGGCGGCAGCAGCGCCGTGTTGTTCTTCGCCACCACCCACACCGGGTGGATGTGCGGGGCCAGCTCCGCCATCTTGGCGGCGATCGCGGCCGGGTTGCAGGCCACGCCGCGCTCCCAGTAGGCGGCGAACACGGCCAGGTTCGGGTTGACCGGGCGGCTCAGGGCGCGCTGGTACTGCTGGTCGCGCAGCTTGGCGCCGAGCTCCTTCTTCCGCTCCTTCACGGCCTTCTTGGCGGCGCGGCGGGTGCGGTTGGCGGCCTGGAACGCGCGGTACTTGGTGTACGCGCCCTCCTCCAGCAGGGCGTGCCGTACGCCCTCCACGCCCGCGGGGCGCTCGTGGTTCTCGGGGCGCCAGCGGACCGCGGCGAGGGAGGCGCGGCGGAAGAACTCGCGCGCGACCGCGTCAGGCAGGTTCTCGCCGGCGAAGGTGCGCACCAGGTCGCGCATCATCAGGTCGTACAGCACCACGCGGGTGGCGCGGCGGTCCTTGGTGAGCGCGAGCAGCGACTCGTAGCGCTCGATGAGCGCGAAGCGGTCCTCGGGGGCGAGCGGCGGCAGGCTCTCGGGGCGCAGCTCGCGGTTCTCGTACGCCGCCTGGTTCAGGCAGGCGACGCGGCCGGCGTGCAGCAGGGTCGCGTGCGCGGCGTACGGCTCGTCGCCGGTGGTGAGCTGCTCCTCGTGCGCCCGCCAGAAGTCGGCGCGCAGCGCGCGGTTGCCGAGGATCGGGGTGAGGCGCACCAGGTCGGCGGCCTCGTTCAGGGGGAGGGCCTCGCGGCCGACGGCGGCGAGCAGGCGGCCGTCGCGGGAGGCGCGGGCGGCGGTCTGCCAGGTGGTGACGACGTGGTCGAAGAGGAGTACGTCGACAGGGGTGTCCGAGGCGTCGAGCTCGGCGGTGCGCTCGGCGATCTGACGCGGGGCGCCGGTCGGCAGGCCGTCCTTGGCGTGCACGAAGTGCAGCCAGCGGCCGGAGGC encodes:
- a CDS encoding CDP-glycerol glycerophosphotransferase family protein, which translates into the protein MPQLSVIVYGPNAQGHLTELLDSVEAHPLLDAEIVVAAVGDWARETAEGHAPETIVVPLPEGTGDAEARAAGAARASGRWLHFVHAKDGLPTGAPRQIAERTAELDASDTPVDVLLFDHVVTTWQTAARASRDGRLLAAVGREALPLNEAADLVRLTPILGNRALRADFWRAHEEQLTTGDEPYAAHATLLHAGRVACLNQAAYENRELRPESLPPLAPEDRFALIERYESLLALTKDRRATRVVLYDLMMRDLVRTFAGENLPDAVAREFFRRASLAAVRWRPENHERPAGVEGVRHALLEEGAYTKYRAFQAANRTRRAAKKAVKERKKELGAKLRDQQYQRALSRPVNPNLAVFAAYWERGVACNPAAIAAKMAELAPHIHPVWVVAKNNTALLPPGTDYVVPGTRRYWETLATAKYLVNNVNFPNAVVKRPDAIHLSTHHGTPLKRMGLDQMEHPAAAKGLDFNALLARIDKWDYSVSANSHSTRMWERAYPARYTSLDYGYPRNDIFYTATAEDVRAARRRLGIAPGKTAVLYAPTHRDYEAGFTPRLDLAELADRLGEDTVLLVRAHYFYGGAASPLSGLRRSGRIIDVSSYDPVEELCLAADALVTDYSSIMFDYANLDRPIVVYADDWETYRTTRGVYFDLMEEHPGQVARTQEELTEIFVSGAWRDESAAKARAAFRRRFCEYDDGRAAERVVRRVFLGEPEESLPPVLPLEERTPAPTPEEASA